From Plasmodium cynomolgi strain B DNA, chromosome 9, whole genome shotgun sequence:
tTTTGTTCTGGACAAGCAGTCGTGCACGACGTTCGCTTCGGATGCAGTTTTCACAAAACGGGGATGCTATCCGTTTCGCATGTGCACACAAgtgattatattttaaaagttaaACGGTGGACCGTAACGGAATGACAAACATggcgtggaaaaaaaaaaaaagtctctAAAAGGGAGGGGCCAATGATGTAATCGAAGcgggaaaaaggaagcaagTAGGGAAGTAAGCAGGTAAGCATGTAAGCAGGTACGCATGTAAGTAGGTAAGCAAGCAAAGCAAggctcttcctcctcctttcctTCCACAGCATGTGCACAATTTCTGTATATACGCCAATCGTCTgcgtggggaaaaaaaaaaaaaaaactccacaAGCGAGCTGCTATACAGTACCACGGTCATGCATCACACGTCGCATTTTCGGCCTACTGCCCAACCGTGTGAACAGTTCGCAGGACGGTTGCAACTTGGTACGTTTCTCCTTTCACGCATGTGTGGACTGGTCGGTACGCGTAAGCACGCTCGCAGGTGTAGTCTCTACCCATCCGCCTTTCCATCCGTTTTTCCACCTGCCTTCGAATTTCTGTTCTTCCGCTCCGCTTATGTGGAGGGCGCACCCGTTTAGCCCTTGCTAAATTTCGTCTTCTTGACAGGCTGTACGACCTTCTTTTGGGGATAGTAAATTCGTTTCAAGCTTGGAAGCAACGAGTTCTCAATTCGCTCTGCTTTTTTCCTATCCGAAAAAACCATCGTGTAAAGGTACTTCTTCGTTCTCAGCTTCAGTTTTGttatgataatatttttcttcgttttgcttttcttcttcattatgATCACCGCCGTGGTGTCAGGCTTCCTGCTGATTTTTAGGAACTTACGTATGTCAGTGATTTGCTTCGGCATTTTGGCCTTTTCAATTGGGCGAGCGAGGTATATTATATGAGTTGGTGGGAACTCGTCGGAACGGGCTGgccgcttttattttatattttctctgCTATAAAACGCAGAAGGCGGAGTTTCTTTCTCTTTGTTGAACGAGACGATTGCGCAAAAAGGTAACCTTGGccgcttcttctcttttGCGGTAACtggtttgaaaaattttccataaaaatgattctttgaatttttttcaatttttttcactaaatAAATtggggtaaaaaaagtgccaaaaaaaatgctgcaatTTTGGCGATTTTTTGCCGCAAAATTGGCCGTAATTTTTAACCAAATTTTTCCGATTTTTTGCCGAAAAGGGGGGGCGGTTCCGTTCCTCAATAAAAATCTGACGCGTGTTTATTGCCCTCGGCGATGTGGAAAGAAGGtccggtaaaaaaaaaaaacgcatccCTTAGCCATACGATCCGATCGGCTTACCTATACGGATCGCTCGACCGACCAAGCGTCGACCTTTTTCGCGACCATCGGTCAGGGTGTGTCGTTGGGCCGCGCATACGTATGCCGAGTGCACGTATGCCGTCGCGCCCACTGAAATGcgaaatgcgaaaaaaaaagcttcagCCCTGCCTCAACTCGGATGTAGGAGCATACATATAACGTGGGTCATAGGTGAGaggtatattatatactatATAATGGGTACGCGTATGAGATAAGTGTCGCGCCGTATCACCCCATGCGAGGATACTCTTTACGCGCCGCTTCTTCACGAGCCGCTTCTTCACGCGCCTCTCCCTAACGCACCACTTCTGAACGAGCCCATACAAAGTAGTGACGGCCCACTCCGAGTGTTGTAATTTTATGCGATGGATGTACACGCACTTGGGGGTGCTTCTGTGTGATCCCCGCTTGCATATATGTTGGAATGTGCTGCCTCTTTCGGTTGCGTCCTCCTCCGTAACGCGCCAGTTCGTGCTTATGAAAAGAGCTTTGGCGGGGAAGAAGAACCACCCCAAAgtgttcactttttaatgCAAGCCCATCCTATCTGTTTGCCCCCTTTGCTAGTGCCCCCCCTatttaagcatattttttgcctgaccCGTATTTTTTACCATCCGATCCGGAGGGGGCGGGAGTCGCTTAATAACTTTCAGCGCCaagcaaaataattttcttcatggcggcgtcccctttttccactACGATGTGAGGCACAAAcgaaaaatgacaaaattggCTTGCCAAAataagcggaaaaaaaaaacgcccccctcgccacaaaaaaaaaaaaaaaaaaaaaNNNNNNNNNNNNNNNNNNNNNNNNNNNNNNNNNNNNNNNNNNNNNNNNNNNNNNNNNNNNNNNNNNNNNNNNNNNNNNNNNNNNNNNNNNNNNNNNNNNNNNNNNNNNNNNNNNNNNNNNNNNNNNNNNNNNNNNNNNNNNNNNNNNNNNNNNNNNNNNNNNNNNNNNNNNNNNNNNNNNNNNNNNNNNNNNNNNNNNNNNNNNNNNNNNNNNNNNNNNNNNNNNNNNNNNNNNNNNNNNNNNNNNNNNNNNNNNNNNNNNNNNNNNNNNNNNNNNNNNNNNNNNNNNNNNNNNNNNNNNNNNNNNNNNNNNNNNNNNNNNNNNNNNNNNNNNNNNNNNNNNNNNNNNNNNNNNNNNNNNNNNNNNNNNNNNNNNNNNNNNNNNNNNNNNNNNNNNNNNNNNNNNNNNNNNNNNNNNNNNNNNNNNNNNNNNNNNNNNNNNNNNNNNNNNNNNNNNNNNNNNNNNNNNNNNNNNNNNNNNNNNNNNNNNNNNNNNNNNNNNNNNNNNNNNNNNNNNNNNNNNNNNNNNNNNNNNNNNNNNNNNNNNNNNNNNNNNNNNNNNNNNNNNNNNNNNNNNNNNNNNNNNNNNNNNNNNNNNNNNNNNNNNNNNNNNNNNNNNNNNNNNNNNNNNNNNNNNNNNNNNNNNNNNNNNNNNNNNNNNNNNNNNNNNNNNNNNNNNNNNNNNNNNNNNNNNNNNNNNNNNNNNNNNNNNNNNNNNNNNNNNNNNNNNNNNNNNNNNNNNNNNNNNNNNNNNNNNNNNNNNNNNNNNNNNNNNNNNNNNNNNNNNNNNNNNNNNNNNNNNNNNNNNNNNNNNNNNNNNNNNNNNNNNNNNNNNNNNNNNNNNNNNNNNNNNNNNNNNNNNNNNNNNNNNNNNNNNNNNNNNNNNNNNNNNNNNNNNNNNNNNNNNNNNNNNNNNNNNNNNNNNNNNNNNNNNNNNNNNNNNNNNNNNNNNNNNNNNNNNNNNNNNNNNNNNNNNNNNNNNNNNNNNNNNNNNNNNNNNNNNNNNNNNNNNNNNNNNNNNNNNNNNNNNNTTTTTTGGGGGTTACCCCCGTTCAGGTTAAACTGATTGTCAGACATTGATTGTACTGCCAGtctccataaaaaaaacaaaaggacaGTCGAGCATTtcaatacatatatatctaCTTTATTTTCCGCAACGGacgttttattattttt
This genomic window contains:
- a CDS encoding 60S ribosomal protein L38-1 (putative) — its product is MPKQITDIRKFLKISRKPDTTAVIIMKKKSKTKKNIIITKLKLRTKKYLYTMVFSDRKKAERIENSLLPSLKRIYYPQKKVVQPVKKTKFSKG